One segment of Dolichospermum sp. DET69 DNA contains the following:
- a CDS encoding elongation factor Ts translates to MAEISAKLVQELRQKTGAGMMDCKKALKENDGNVDESIDWLRKKGIAKADKGSSRIAAEGLVDTYIQPDGQVGVLIEVNCQTDFVARNEAFKALVKNLAQQAATTDSVESLLAQSYAEKPSVTVDEFIKETIATLGENIQVRRFVNYSLTSTPGIADSYIHTGGRVGVLMELTAQSASAAANAEFQSLAKNAAMQVAACPNVEYVSVDQIPVEVVTKEKSIEMGKDDLGNKPENIKEKIVQGRIDKRLKEMTLLDQPYIRDQSISVEDLVKQVKSTVGEEIQVNRFVRYILGEGIEKNEMSFADEVAAQIGAK, encoded by the coding sequence ATGGCGGAAATATCTGCAAAACTCGTCCAAGAGCTACGCCAAAAAACCGGTGCTGGCATGATGGACTGCAAAAAAGCACTGAAAGAAAATGATGGCAATGTCGATGAATCCATAGACTGGCTACGGAAAAAGGGTATTGCCAAAGCTGATAAAGGCAGTAGTCGCATTGCCGCAGAAGGTCTAGTAGATACCTACATTCAACCTGATGGTCAGGTAGGTGTACTGATAGAAGTTAATTGCCAAACCGACTTTGTTGCCCGTAATGAAGCTTTTAAAGCCTTAGTTAAGAACCTAGCACAACAAGCCGCAACTACTGATAGCGTGGAGTCTTTATTGGCTCAATCTTATGCTGAAAAACCCAGCGTTACTGTTGATGAATTCATCAAAGAAACCATTGCTACTCTTGGTGAAAATATTCAAGTCCGCCGCTTTGTTAATTACTCTCTTACTAGCACACCAGGGATAGCAGATAGCTACATTCACACTGGTGGACGTGTGGGAGTATTAATGGAATTAACTGCTCAAAGTGCTTCAGCCGCTGCTAATGCAGAATTTCAATCTTTGGCTAAAAATGCAGCAATGCAAGTTGCAGCTTGTCCTAATGTCGAGTACGTTAGTGTAGACCAAATTCCCGTTGAAGTTGTCACTAAAGAAAAAAGCATCGAAATGGGTAAGGACGATTTGGGCAATAAACCAGAGAACATCAAAGAAAAGATTGTTCAAGGTCGAATTGATAAACGTCTCAAGGAAATGACTTTACTAGATCAACCTTATATTCGTGATCAAAGTATTTCGGTAGAAGACCTGGTGAAGCAAGTAAAATCAACAGTTGGTGAAGAAATTCAAGTCAATCGCTTTGTCCGTTATATACTCGGTGAAGGCATTGAAAAGAACGAAATGAGCTTTGCTGATGAAGTTGCTGCCCAAATTGGTGCTAAGTAA
- the rpsB gene encoding 30S ribosomal protein S2 produces the protein MPVVSLAQMMESGVHFGHQTRRWNPKMAPYIYTSRNGVHIIDLVQTAQLMDNAYNYMRTQSEQGKKFLFVGTKRQAAGIIAQEALRCGSHYINQRWLGGMLTNWATIKTRAERLKDLERREETGALDLLPKKEASMLRREMTKLQKYLGGIKNMKKVPDIVVIVDQKREYNAVQECEKLGIPIVSMLDTNCDPDVVDIPIPANDDAIRSIKLIVGKLADAIYEGRHGQLEAEEDYDDYADEDYEYDESDTTESSGEEA, from the coding sequence ATGCCAGTAGTTTCCTTGGCTCAAATGATGGAGTCAGGTGTTCACTTTGGTCACCAGACCAGACGTTGGAACCCCAAAATGGCTCCTTATATCTACACCTCACGAAATGGTGTACATATTATTGACTTGGTACAAACAGCCCAGTTAATGGATAACGCATATAACTATATGCGAACCCAATCAGAGCAAGGTAAAAAATTCCTGTTTGTTGGTACTAAGCGCCAAGCAGCCGGAATTATTGCCCAAGAAGCCCTCCGTTGCGGTTCTCACTACATTAACCAACGTTGGTTGGGTGGAATGCTCACCAACTGGGCAACCATTAAAACCAGAGCCGAACGTCTCAAAGATTTAGAACGGAGAGAAGAAACCGGCGCACTAGATTTATTACCCAAGAAAGAAGCTTCTATGCTCCGTCGAGAAATGACGAAGCTACAGAAATACTTGGGTGGTATTAAAAACATGAAGAAAGTTCCCGATATTGTGGTCATTGTTGACCAGAAGCGGGAATATAACGCAGTTCAAGAATGCGAAAAATTGGGTATTCCTATTGTTTCCATGTTGGATACAAACTGTGACCCAGACGTTGTAGATATTCCTATCCCAGCCAACGACGACGCAATTAGATCCATTAAGCTAATTGTCGGTAAATTGGCAGATGCTATCTATGAAGGCCGTCATGGTCAGCTAGAAGCGGAAGAAGATTACGACGATTACGCTGACGAAGATTACGAATATGATGAAAGTGATACCACTGAATCATCAGGTGAAGAAGCATAA